In Fusobacterium simiae, a genomic segment contains:
- the aroQ gene encoding type II 3-dehydroquinate dehydratase, whose product MKIMVINGPNLNMLGIREKNIYGTFSYEDLCKYIENYPEYKDKNIEFEFLQSNVEGEIVNFIQEAYTEKYDGIILNAGGYTHTSVSIHDAIKAVSIPTVEVHISNIHAREDFRKVCITTPACIGQITGLGKFGYILAVVYLIEHYN is encoded by the coding sequence ATGAAAATAATGGTAATTAATGGACCTAATTTGAATATGTTAGGAATAAGAGAAAAAAATATTTATGGGACTTTTAGTTATGAAGATTTATGCAAATATATTGAAAATTATCCTGAATATAAGGATAAAAATATAGAGTTTGAATTTTTACAAAGCAATGTTGAAGGTGAAATAGTAAATTTCATTCAAGAGGCTTATACTGAAAAGTATGATGGGATTATTTTAAATGCTGGTGGTTACACTCATACATCAGTATCTATTCATGATGCTATAAAGGCAGTGAGTATACCAACTGTCGAAGTACATATCTCAAATATTCATGCAAGAGAAGATTTTAGAAAAGTTTGTATAACAACTCCAGCTTGCATAGGACAAATAACAGGTTTAGGAAAATTTGGATATATATTGGCAGTGGTATATTTAATTGAACATTATAATTAA
- a CDS encoding HAD-IIA family hydrolase, whose translation MKTYIIDLDGTMYSGNTNIDGAREFIDYLHSKNISYIFLTNNATRTKKQAKEHMLNLGFKDIKEEDFFTSAMAAAKFIAKNYPEKRCFMLGESGLEEALKVWKFELVQENPDFVVVGLDRNATYKVYSEALHHILAGAKFIATNPDRLLANNGTFDIGNGAVIDMLEYASGVEAIKIGKPYQIILDILLEEKKLKKEDIIFVGDNLETDIKLGYDANIETIMVCSGVHTEKDIERLKVYPTKVVKNLRELIK comes from the coding sequence ATGAAAACATACATTATTGATTTAGATGGAACCATGTACAGTGGAAATACAAATATAGATGGTGCAAGGGAATTTATTGACTATCTTCATTCAAAAAATATTTCCTATATATTTTTAACAAATAACGCAACAAGAACTAAAAAACAAGCCAAAGAACATATGCTAAATTTAGGATTTAAAGATATAAAAGAAGAAGATTTTTTTACATCTGCTATGGCTGCTGCAAAATTTATTGCTAAAAATTACCCAGAAAAAAGATGCTTTATGCTGGGAGAAAGTGGTTTAGAAGAAGCATTAAAAGTATGGAAGTTTGAGCTTGTTCAGGAAAATCCTGATTTTGTTGTTGTTGGCTTAGATAGAAATGCCACATATAAGGTGTATAGTGAGGCACTGCATCATATCTTAGCAGGAGCAAAATTCATTGCTACAAATCCTGACAGATTACTTGCAAATAATGGAACTTTTGATATAGGAAATGGAGCAGTTATAGATATGCTTGAATATGCTTCTGGTGTTGAAGCTATAAAGATAGGTAAACCTTATCAAATAATATTAGATATTTTATTGGAAGAAAAAAAATTAAAAAAAGAGGATATAATCTTTGTTGGAGATAATCTTGAAACTGATATTAAACTTGGCTATGATGCAAACATTGAAACTATAATGGTTTGTTCCGGTGTTCATACAGAAAAAGATATTGAAAGATTAAAAGTTTATCCTACTAAGGTTGTTAAAAATTTAAGAGAGCTAATAAAATAA
- a CDS encoding exodeoxyribonuclease III, with the protein MKLISWNVNGIRAALKKGFLDYFNEQNADIFCLQETKLSAGQLELDLKGYYQYWNYAEKKGYSGTAIFTKQKPLSVSYGLGIEEHDKEGRVITLEFEKFYMVTVYTPNSKDELLRLDYRMIWEDEFRKYLKELEKKKPVVVCGDLNVAHNEIDLKNPKTNRRNAGFTDEERGKFTELLDSGFIDTFRYFYPNLEQVYSWWSYRGRARENNAGWRIDYFVVSKSLEKNLVDAEIHSKTEGSDHCPVVLILDLNK; encoded by the coding sequence ATGAAATTAATATCTTGGAATGTAAATGGGATTAGAGCAGCTTTAAAAAAAGGATTTTTAGATTATTTTAATGAGCAAAATGCTGATATATTCTGTTTACAAGAAACAAAATTAAGTGCAGGTCAATTAGAATTAGATTTAAAAGGTTATTATCAGTATTGGAATTATGCAGAAAAAAAAGGTTATTCTGGAACAGCAATTTTTACAAAACAAAAGCCACTATCAGTCAGTTATGGATTAGGTATAGAAGAACATGATAAAGAGGGAAGAGTTATAACTCTTGAGTTTGAGAAATTCTATATGGTTACAGTCTACACTCCAAATTCTAAAGATGAACTTTTAAGATTAGATTATAGAATGATTTGGGAAGATGAATTTAGAAAATATTTAAAAGAATTAGAAAAAAAGAAACCTGTTGTTGTCTGTGGAGATTTAAATGTTGCTCATAATGAAATAGATTTAAAAAATCCTAAGACTAATAGAAGAAATGCAGGCTTTACAGATGAAGAAAGAGGAAAATTTACTGAACTTTTAGATAGTGGATTTATTGATACATTTAGATATTTTTATCCAAATTTAGAGCAAGTTTATTCGTGGTGGTCTTACAGAGGTAGAGCTAGAGAAAATAATGCAGGGTGGAGAATAGATTATTTTGTTGTGTCTAAGTCTCTTGAAAAAAATTTAGTTGATGCAGAAATTCATTCTAAAACTGAGGGCTCAGACCATTGTCCTGTAGTGCTAATATTGGATTTGAATAAATAA
- a CDS encoding autotransporter-associated N-terminal domain-containing protein — protein sequence MSNNLCNVEKNLRSIAKRYKRIKYSLGLAILFLMMGVGAFSEEVVAQQEAMTGEQIATSKENLKNLVENLQSKINTTRKENEKSLAGLKLELIQLMEQGNQVVKSPWSSWQFGMNYLYNNWGKAYKGHGDKKARETLIRDTSSSFSRFLESTSSSTSYGTTDLALVSEPSAEIEVSAGIRPKSINKEAPTYTPVAPAGALPPFEPKLISPPAKPAAPVEVNPTTFDPPDLKFVGTGFAQGPAIGMPKTNIIIQNYEKYSTPNGVFKIEAGASGTTWTGTVKAESTTAPSLSGNLTTGSTDKRLNTFINELRDHNATISGEYDMTDLGGANSTKIFLSHNPAAVGGDYGGAKAPNDRVATFDGKLTLHGIATANNFNVLVGMEHQIWARENKTHLQSSSTLLNKGDIILASGNNIVGIMIDVEQMQDADRKYHKTINDGRIIINSSNSIGVDFGQYQYQGVFKDDVTLGNIIVNGKHNYGARMKNIFVQHPTHPMYSSYMKYYDLVKVTSGAGKKIMVNGEENVGMAIGKSLSATKDSNPIANISDLNIEVAGQKNIGFLRHKDYSENNTGDMVFNTTTMGKFTFGNGVKDGTLVRTDKYGIQVRKDISVIGKDNAGNDYTGVGNTVLHSNGQTQHIYNYNTITVGKGYSQTVGMAATGSKNSTIVNILNEGTISLLGKKSIGMYVDEHTTGKNIGTIKLSGVGDTDKDGKIGDAENVGISNKGRFTFLGNLEVNGKKSSGIYNTGETIIEVDVNQADRTKITATNGTTALYSKGNNTKIDSTAGNKLDIIVNAGTTKEGLAVYAEDKSQVTLHNANITVNGGSAGVASYDTGTKVDLTGANLKYNGDGYAVYSDGKGEIELKNSNIELRGSSTLMELDWSIAPGNRPIKTSGTNVKVFSNDVVAINVSNLGIQNLSTLSALKSALGVSITAGTEGGKTFNKYKELAIENGEINFDTITDKSASDTTAGGFFFKKVLGQRLRLNVNENLTARLTSAIANEFYNKQVVGIESNSSKQATSNTETQVNIATGKIVDVARMDGTTDGGVGVFSNYGLVNNKGSILIEKDSVANSNGVGIYSVNGSEAINEGTIDVSGKDGIGMLGVAYRTDSNGKNVVDEFGSAAGQGKVNIINKGNITLDGQGATGIFAKNNKVGANLTNAIATNDTTGKIITTGNKAVGMSGETAELINKGTIEVKGQEGTGMFAKSNSRMENSGLINIAASNSASKPNIGIFTEDLNTEIHNNKDIVGQNNTYGIYGKKVNMGANGKINVGDNSVGIYSDAQYTTMPASSTVNLASGSTIEVGQNSSVGVFLAGKNQNVTSNSDIKIGNNSYGFVVRGTGTKVSINGTNPTVVGDDVVFAYSTDRTGNIENKTTLTATGSKNYGIYAAGNVTNLADINFGSGIGNVGIYSTSGGRAVNGNTTIKPTITVSASDKTNKFFGIGMAAGYTDDNVVTHQTGTVENYGTIKVEKDDGIGMYATGSGSKAINRGIIELSGKNTTGMYLDNNAVGENWGTIRTVPNPTNNGIIGVTVLNGAVIKNYGNIIIDGKANTGIYLAKGTKEGNDPTTTNNATAVQLKKQVDTSKKVSGVEIKAPGDGTATITRNGKVVTPTYVDTVTSSPTAPKVKVGNTELDLRATNLANIPSVSRASELGMYVDTSGVNYTNPIEGLEKLTNLKKVNLIFGTEASRYTSDKNIKIGENILKPYNDVMASLSTGGSERKFTINSASLTWMTTGTQNSDDTFNGVYLVKIPYTSFAKDKDTYNFMDGLEQRYGVEGVGSREKQLFDKLNGIGKGEPRLFAQAVDEMKGHQYANVEQRVNATSQILDKEFDYLRSEWSNPTKDSNKIKTFGTRGEYKTDTAGVIDYKYNAYGVAYVHENEDIKLGRGIGWYVGIIHNTFKFKDIGNSKEKMLQGKVGLFKSVPFDDNNSLNWTISGDIFVGYNKMHRKFLVVNEIFNAKSKYYTYGIRVKNELSKNFRLSEDFSLKPYAALNLEYGRVSKIREKSGEVRLEVKHNDYISVKPEVGTELAYRHYFGTKTLRTAIGVAYENELGKVSSIKNKVKVTDTNADWYNLRGEKEDRKGNVKFDLNIGLDNQRIGVTANIGYDTKGENVRGGLGLRVIF from the coding sequence ATGAGTAATAATCTGTGTAATGTAGAAAAAAACTTACGCTCAATAGCAAAAAGATATAAAAGGATTAAGTATTCTTTAGGTTTAGCAATCCTTTTTTTAATGATGGGGGTAGGGGCATTTTCAGAAGAAGTAGTAGCTCAACAAGAAGCAATGACAGGTGAACAAATAGCTACATCAAAAGAAAATTTGAAAAATTTAGTGGAAAATTTACAGTCAAAAATCAATACTACAAGAAAAGAAAATGAAAAAAGTTTAGCAGGATTAAAATTAGAATTAATTCAATTAATGGAACAAGGAAACCAAGTGGTAAAATCACCTTGGAGTTCTTGGCAATTTGGAATGAATTATTTATATAATAATTGGGGAAAAGCATATAAAGGTCACGGAGATAAAAAAGCAAGAGAAACTTTGATAAGAGATACATCAAGTAGTTTTTCAAGATTTTTAGAAAGTACAAGTTCATCAACTTCTTATGGAACAACAGATTTAGCATTAGTAAGTGAACCATCAGCAGAAATAGAAGTAAGTGCAGGGATAAGACCAAAGAGTATAAATAAGGAAGCACCAACATATACACCAGTGGCACCAGCAGGAGCATTGCCTCCATTTGAGCCTAAACTTATTTCACCTCCTGCAAAACCAGCAGCACCAGTGGAAGTGAATCCAACAACTTTTGATCCACCTGATTTAAAATTTGTAGGAACAGGGTTTGCACAAGGACCTGCAATTGGTATGCCTAAAACTAATATTATTATACAAAATTATGAAAAATATTCTACTCCTAATGGTGTGTTTAAAATAGAAGCAGGAGCTTCAGGGACTACTTGGACAGGAACAGTTAAAGCAGAGTCAACAACAGCTCCTTCCTTAAGCGGGAATCTAACAACTGGAAGTACAGATAAAAGATTAAATACTTTTATTAATGAACTAAGGGATCATAATGCTACTATATCTGGAGAATATGATATGACAGATTTAGGTGGGGCAAATTCTACAAAAATATTTTTAAGTCATAATCCAGCTGCTGTTGGTGGTGATTATGGAGGTGCAAAAGCTCCTAATGATAGAGTAGCAACTTTTGATGGAAAGTTAACTTTACATGGAATAGCTACAGCAAATAATTTTAATGTACTTGTAGGTATGGAGCATCAAATTTGGGCAAGAGAAAATAAAACACATCTTCAATCAAGTTCAACTCTTTTGAATAAAGGAGATATAATACTAGCAAGTGGTAATAATATTGTAGGTATTATGATAGATGTAGAACAGATGCAAGATGCAGATAGAAAATACCATAAAACAATAAATGATGGAAGGATAATTATTAATAGTAGTAATAGTATAGGAGTGGACTTTGGACAATATCAATATCAAGGGGTATTTAAAGATGATGTAACATTAGGAAATATAATAGTAAATGGAAAACATAATTATGGTGCTAGAATGAAAAATATTTTTGTACAGCATCCAACACATCCTATGTATTCTAGCTATATGAAATATTATGATTTAGTTAAAGTAACTTCTGGAGCAGGTAAGAAGATAATGGTAAATGGGGAAGAAAATGTTGGTATGGCTATTGGAAAATCATTGTCAGCAACTAAAGATTCTAACCCTATTGCAAATATATCAGATTTAAATATAGAAGTCGCTGGTCAAAAAAATATAGGATTTTTAAGACATAAAGATTATTCAGAAAATAATACTGGAGATATGGTATTCAATACAACTACAATGGGTAAATTTACTTTTGGAAATGGTGTAAAAGATGGTACTTTAGTTAGAACAGATAAATATGGTATTCAAGTAAGAAAAGATATTTCTGTTATAGGAAAAGATAATGCTGGAAATGACTATACTGGAGTTGGAAACACAGTTTTACACTCAAATGGTCAAACTCAACATATATATAATTATAATACCATAACAGTAGGAAAAGGCTATAGTCAAACTGTTGGTATGGCAGCAACAGGTTCAAAAAATTCTACCATAGTAAATATTCTAAATGAAGGTACTATATCTTTATTAGGTAAGAAAAGTATAGGTATGTATGTAGATGAACATACAACAGGTAAGAATATAGGAACAATAAAATTATCTGGTGTAGGGGATACAGATAAAGATGGTAAGATTGGAGATGCAGAAAATGTAGGAATTTCTAATAAGGGAAGATTTACATTTTTAGGAAATCTTGAAGTAAATGGTAAAAAATCATCTGGAATATATAACACAGGTGAAACTATTATAGAGGTAGATGTTAATCAGGCTGACAGAACAAAAATTACTGCTACAAATGGTACAACAGCTCTATACAGTAAAGGTAATAATACCAAGATAGATTCTACTGCTGGAAATAAATTAGATATAATTGTAAATGCAGGAACAACAAAAGAAGGTTTAGCAGTTTATGCAGAAGATAAATCACAAGTTACCTTACATAATGCAAATATAACTGTAAATGGGGGTTCAGCAGGAGTAGCTTCATATGATACAGGAACTAAAGTTGATTTAACAGGAGCAAATTTAAAATATAATGGAGATGGTTATGCAGTCTATTCTGATGGAAAAGGTGAAATAGAGCTAAAAAATTCTAATATAGAATTAAGAGGAAGCTCAACATTGATGGAACTTGATTGGTCTATTGCACCAGGTAATAGACCAATAAAAACATCAGGTACAAATGTAAAAGTATTTTCCAATGATGTTGTTGCAATAAATGTAAGTAACTTAGGAATTCAAAATCTGTCTACTTTAAGTGCATTAAAGAGTGCATTAGGAGTTAGTATTACAGCAGGAACTGAAGGTGGAAAAACTTTTAATAAATACAAAGAACTTGCAATAGAAAATGGAGAAATAAATTTTGATACTATAACAGATAAATCAGCTTCTGATACAACAGCAGGAGGATTTTTCTTTAAAAAAGTTTTAGGACAAAGATTAAGACTAAATGTAAATGAAAATTTAACTGCAAGATTGACATCAGCTATTGCAAATGAATTCTATAATAAACAAGTTGTAGGAATTGAGTCAAATTCAAGTAAACAAGCAACAAGTAATACTGAAACACAAGTTAATATTGCTACTGGAAAAATAGTAGATGTAGCAAGAATGGACGGAACTACTGATGGTGGAGTAGGAGTTTTCTCTAACTATGGACTTGTTAATAATAAAGGAAGTATTTTAATAGAAAAAGATTCTGTTGCTAATAGTAATGGAGTAGGAATTTATTCAGTAAATGGCTCGGAAGCTATAAATGAAGGCACTATTGATGTAAGTGGAAAAGATGGAATAGGAATGCTAGGAGTAGCATATAGAACAGATTCTAATGGTAAAAATGTAGTTGATGAATTTGGAAGTGCAGCTGGTCAAGGAAAAGTAAATATTATAAATAAAGGAAATATTACATTAGATGGACAAGGTGCAACAGGGATATTTGCAAAAAATAATAAAGTAGGTGCAAACCTTACAAATGCTATTGCAACAAATGATACAACAGGAAAAATTATAACAACTGGGAATAAAGCAGTTGGAATGTCTGGGGAAACAGCAGAATTAATAAATAAAGGAACAATAGAAGTAAAAGGGCAAGAAGGAACAGGAATGTTTGCTAAATCTAATTCAAGAATGGAAAACTCTGGACTAATTAATATAGCAGCTTCTAACTCAGCAAGTAAACCTAATATTGGAATATTTACAGAAGACCTAAATACAGAAATTCATAATAATAAAGACATTGTAGGACAAAATAATACTTATGGTATTTATGGTAAAAAAGTAAATATGGGAGCAAATGGAAAGATAAATGTAGGGGATAATTCTGTTGGTATATATTCTGATGCACAATATACAACTATGCCTGCTTCTTCAACTGTTAATTTAGCTTCTGGAAGTACAATAGAAGTTGGACAAAATAGTTCTGTTGGAGTATTTTTAGCAGGAAAGAATCAAAATGTTACAAGCAATTCAGATATTAAAATAGGAAATAATTCTTATGGTTTTGTTGTTAGAGGGACAGGAACAAAAGTATCAATAAATGGTACTAATCCAACAGTAGTTGGAGATGATGTTGTATTTGCATATTCAACAGATAGAACAGGAAATATTGAAAATAAAACTACTCTTACAGCAACAGGAAGCAAAAACTATGGAATATATGCAGCAGGAAATGTAACTAACCTAGCAGATATTAACTTTGGAAGTGGGATAGGTAATGTTGGAATTTATAGTACTTCTGGTGGAAGAGCAGTAAATGGAAATACTACAATAAAACCAACAATAACAGTAAGTGCTAGTGATAAAACAAATAAATTTTTTGGAATAGGAATGGCAGCAGGTTATACTGATGATAATGTAGTAACTCATCAAACAGGAACAGTTGAAAACTATGGAACTATAAAAGTTGAAAAAGATGATGGAATAGGAATGTATGCTACTGGAAGTGGCTCTAAAGCAATAAATAGAGGAATTATTGAATTAAGTGGAAAGAATACAACAGGAATGTATTTGGATAATAATGCAGTAGGAGAAAACTGGGGAACTATAAGAACAGTACCTAATCCAACAAATAACGGAATTATAGGAGTAACAGTACTAAATGGAGCTGTAATTAAAAATTATGGAAACATAATAATTGATGGAAAAGCTAATACTGGAATTTATTTGGCAAAGGGAACAAAAGAAGGAAATGATCCAACTACTACAAATAATGCTACTGCTGTTCAACTAAAAAAACAAGTTGATACAAGTAAAAAGGTATCAGGAGTTGAAATTAAAGCACCAGGAGATGGAACTGCAACAATTACAAGAAATGGCAAAGTTGTAACACCTACTTATGTAGATACAGTAACTTCTTCACCTACTGCACCAAAAGTAAAAGTAGGTAATACAGAATTAGATTTAAGAGCAACAAATTTAGCTAATATACCATCTGTATCAAGAGCATCTGAACTTGGAATGTATGTAGATACATCAGGTGTAAATTACACTAATCCGATAGAAGGTTTAGAAAAATTAACAAACTTAAAGAAAGTTAATCTAATATTTGGAACAGAAGCATCAAGATATACTAGTGATAAAAATATTAAGATTGGAGAAAATATTTTAAAACCATATAATGATGTAATGGCTTCATTAAGCACAGGTGGAAGTGAAAGAAAATTTACAATAAATTCTGCCAGTCTAACTTGGATGACAACAGGTACTCAAAATTCTGATGACACTTTTAATGGAGTTTATTTAGTAAAAATACCTTATACATCATTTGCAAAAGATAAAGATACATATAACTTTATGGATGGACTGGAACAAAGATATGGTGTTGAAGGTGTAGGTTCAAGAGAAAAACAACTATTTGATAAATTAAATGGAATAGGAAAAGGAGAACCTAGATTATTCGCACAAGCAGTAGATGAAATGAAAGGACATCAATATGCAAATGTTGAACAAAGGGTAAATGCAACATCTCAAATCTTAGATAAAGAATTTGACTATTTAAGAAGTGAATGGAGTAATCCTACAAAAGATTCTAATAAGATAAAAACTTTTGGAACAAGAGGAGAATATAAAACAGATACAGCAGGTGTAATAGATTATAAATACAATGCTTATGGAGTGGCTTATGTACATGAAAATGAAGACATTAAGTTAGGAAGAGGCATTGGTTGGTACGTAGGAATAATTCATAATACATTTAAGTTTAAAGATATAGGAAATTCTAAAGAAAAGATGTTACAAGGTAAAGTTGGATTATTCAAATCAGTACCATTTGATGATAACAATAGCTTGAATTGGACTATATCAGGAGATATCTTTGTAGGATATAATAAAATGCATAGAAAATTCTTAGTAGTAAATGAAATATTTAATGCAAAATCTAAATATTATACTTATGGAATAAGAGTAAAAAATGAATTAAGTAAAAATTTTAGATTGAGCGAAGATTTTTCATTAAAACCTTATGCAGCATTGAACCTAGAATATGGAAGAGTATCAAAGATAAGAGAAAAATCAGGAGAAGTTAGATTAGAAGTAAAACATAATGATTATATCTCTGTAAAACCAGAAGTAGGAACAGAATTGGCTTATAGACATTACTTTGGAACAAAGACATTAAGAACAGCAATAGGAGTAGCTTATGAAAATGAATTAGGAAAAGTGTCAAGTATAAAGAACAAGGTAAAAGTAACAGATACAAATGCAGATTGGTATAATCTAAGAGGAGAAAAAGAAGATAGAAAAGGCAATGTAAAATTTGACTTAAATATAGGCTTAGATAACCAAAGAATAGGTGTGACAGCAAATATAGGCTATGATACAAAAGGTGAAAATGTAAGAGGAGGATTAGGCTTAAGAGTAATATTCTAA
- a CDS encoding glucose-6-phosphate isomerase: protein MKKIKLDYSKIYKFISENELNQMKVSVDEVAQKLDNKSGAGNDFLGWLDLPVNYDKEEFARIKKASDKIKSDSEVLIVIGIGGSYLGARAVIECLSHSFFNSLSKEKRNTPEIYFAGQNLSGRYLKDLIEIIGDRDFSVNVISKSGTTTEPAVAFRVFKELLENKYGEKAKDRIYVTTDKSKGALKKLADEKGYEEFVIPDDVGGRFSVLTAVGLLPIAVAGINIDDLMNGAKVAREDYSKDFLENDCYKYAVIRNILYKKNYNVEILANYEPRFHYISEWWKQLYGESEGKDKKGIFPASVDLTTDLHSMGQYIQDGRRNLIETILNVENSDKDIVIKKEVEDLDGLNYLEGKGLSFVNHKAFEGTLLAHIDGGVPNLVINIPEITAFNIGYLIYFFEKACAISGYLLEVNPFDQPGVESYKKNMFALLGKKGYEELSKKLNERLKK from the coding sequence ATGAAAAAGATAAAATTAGATTATTCAAAAATTTATAAATTTATCAGTGAAAATGAACTAAATCAAATGAAAGTTTCAGTGGATGAAGTTGCTCAAAAGTTGGATAATAAAAGTGGAGCAGGAAATGATTTTTTAGGCTGGCTTGATTTACCAGTTAATTATGATAAAGAAGAATTTGCAAGAATAAAAAAAGCTAGTGATAAAATAAAATCTGATTCAGAAGTTTTAATTGTTATTGGTATTGGAGGTTCATACCTAGGTGCAAGAGCGGTTATAGAATGCTTAAGCCATAGTTTCTTTAATTCTTTAAGTAAAGAAAAAAGAAATACTCCTGAAATATACTTTGCTGGACAAAATTTATCTGGAAGGTATTTAAAAGATTTGATAGAAATTATTGGTGATAGAGATTTCTCTGTAAATGTAATCTCTAAATCTGGAACAACAACTGAACCTGCAGTAGCTTTTAGAGTATTTAAAGAACTTTTAGAAAATAAATATGGAGAAAAAGCAAAAGATAGAATCTATGTTACAACTGATAAAAGCAAAGGAGCTTTGAAGAAACTTGCAGATGAAAAAGGCTATGAAGAATTTGTAATCCCAGATGATGTAGGTGGAAGATTTTCTGTTTTAACAGCGGTTGGTTTACTTCCAATAGCAGTGGCAGGTATAAATATAGATGATTTAATGAATGGAGCAAAAGTTGCTAGAGAAGATTATTCAAAAGACTTTTTAGAAAATGATTGCTATAAATATGCTGTTATAAGAAATATACTATATAAGAAAAACTATAATGTTGAAATCTTAGCTAACTATGAACCAAGATTCCACTATATTTCTGAATGGTGGAAACAACTATATGGAGAATCTGAAGGAAAAGATAAGAAAGGTATTTTTCCTGCTTCTGTTGATTTGACAACTGATTTACATTCTATGGGACAATATATTCAAGACGGTAGAAGAAATTTAATTGAGACTATATTAAATGTAGAAAATTCTGATAAAGATATAGTTATAAAAAAAGAAGTTGAAGATTTAGATGGACTTAATTACTTAGAAGGTAAAGGGCTTTCTTTTGTAAATCATAAAGCCTTTGAAGGAACTTTACTTGCTCATATAGATGGAGGTGTTCCTAACTTAGTTATAAACATTCCAGAAATTACCGCTTTCAATATAGGATATTTAATCTATTTCTTTGAAAAGGCTTGTGCTATCAGTGGTTATCTATTAGAAGTCAATCCTTTTGACCAACCTGGTGTAGAATCATATAAGAAAAATATGTTTGCTCTTTTAGGCAAAAAAGGTTATGAAGAACTTTCTAAAAAATTAAATGAAAGATTGAAAAAATAA
- a CDS encoding dicarboxylate/amino acid:cation symporter: MSAKKIGLVPRLIIAIIVGILIGQFLPLWIVRIFKTFSTFFGLFLSFFIPLMIVGFVVSGIAKLTEGAGKLLGFTAVISYASTIVAGTFSYTVAANLYPKLVSSISSGISFEGIDVAPYFTIPLKPPIDVTAAIVFAFMMGITISVMRTQGKGEITFKLFSEYEEIITKILAGFVIPLLPFHILGIFSEMAYSGVVFKVIGVFAAIYLCIFAMHYIYMLVMFSIAGGVSKKNPFTLMKNQIPAYLTAVGTQSSAATIPVNIQSGLKNGTSPEIVDFVIPLCATIHLSGSMITLTSCIMGVLLLNGMPHSFSMMFPFLCMLGIAMVAAPGAPGGAVMSALPFLFLVGIDAQGPLGSLLIALYITQDSFGTAINVSGDNAIAIYVDEFYKKHIKKTA, from the coding sequence ATGAGTGCTAAAAAAATTGGTTTGGTACCAAGGTTGATTATTGCAATAATTGTCGGTATATTAATCGGACAATTTTTACCACTTTGGATTGTAAGAATTTTTAAAACTTTCAGTACATTTTTTGGTTTATTCTTATCATTCTTTATACCACTTATGATAGTTGGGTTTGTTGTATCAGGAATAGCAAAACTTACTGAAGGAGCTGGAAAACTTTTAGGATTTACAGCTGTTATTTCCTATGCTTCAACAATAGTTGCTGGAACATTTTCTTATACAGTTGCAGCTAATTTATATCCTAAATTAGTTTCAAGTATTTCATCAGGGATAAGTTTTGAGGGAATAGATGTTGCTCCTTATTTTACAATTCCTTTAAAACCACCTATAGATGTAACAGCTGCAATAGTTTTTGCATTTATGATGGGAATTACAATTAGTGTTATGAGAACACAAGGAAAGGGGGAAATAACATTTAAGTTATTTTCAGAATATGAAGAAATTATTACAAAAATATTAGCTGGATTTGTAATTCCATTGTTACCTTTCCATATTTTAGGAATATTTAGTGAAATGGCATATTCAGGTGTTGTATTCAAAGTAATTGGAGTATTTGCCGCTATTTACTTATGCATATTTGCTATGCACTACATCTATATGCTTGTTATGTTCTCTATTGCTGGTGGAGTATCAAAGAAAAATCCTTTTACTCTTATGAAAAATCAAATACCAGCATATTTAACAGCAGTTGGAACTCAATCATCAGCTGCAACTATCCCTGTAAATATACAATCTGGATTAAAAAATGGAACTAGTCCTGAAATTGTTGATTTTGTTATTCCTCTATGTGCAACTATCCATTTATCAGGAAGTATGATAACTTTAACAAGTTGTATCATGGGAGTTTTATTATTAAATGGAATGCCTCATTCTTTTTCTATGATGTTTCCATTCCTATGTATGTTAGGAATAGCTATGGTTGCAGCACCAGGAGCACCAGGAGGAGCTGTTATGAGTGCTTTACCTTTCTTATTCTTAGTAGGTATAGATGCTCAAGGTCCTTTAGGTTCATTGTTGATAGCTCTATATATAACTCAAGATAGTTTTGGTACTGCTATAAATGTTTCTGGAGATAATGCAATAGCCATCTATGTTGATGAGTTTTATAAGAAGCATATTAAAAAGACAGCTTAG